tgcttgaagtgactctgtgaagagcaaccgaatgtccgcagcctccttcaaagaaggattattcgcgtaaaatttgtccgcagttgcagtgttgtgacacatgaaatcactcactctttggcggttgcctttgtcttgaaacctcttcgcattatcggcgtggactgtgcggaggtcggtgaagttaatgggactgcggagccccacatcagcccatgccaacctcagggagtaggcaagcttcctgaacgggttcttcccctctgtgtacagaaagtaacggctctgggtgcagatcagcgtacccttaatttccagccacctcttcatccatccaaattcttctacggtgaggtacagctgcgcctccccgaacgcgttggccgtcttgtggttacttacctgttatgacagagatagagagtgtcaatacaatgtcaatcatgcatataactgccagaataaatacattgattaatagcactcacatgaaccaggtagccgaaggcagtgccagttgtatccgcctttcggacctcggcgttggtcatgttggagtagacccccggacggtggccataaatgcagctccaatgaagagtcatatacccatagagcagtgtccgggtcgcggtagtcggattgctggccatcacatccaggagctgagggatgcgagtggtggtcgaagtcaagcatgtcattaggtcgttgtggctcggcagaccttccatcttgtcacgcttcacttgcatctggtggataagtacttttctcttcagggacttcaggatggcaactacttcccgtttgattaaaatcatgtcggtttggctgagcctgctccccttgcacggtgtgtcggccatgtacttgagaaagtgtgatatattcttgatgtagaagtcggaggtcgtgacctgaaggcttgacttcatcaggctccgggaccacccgcgtatcctcttgagatccctcaaaaagagccagtcagacaggcgattgaaaccgtgtgccatgaaactgaggaacgacttcactctgcttagtttggagactgtgttttcctggagcctcactggtgagtcgatacctgcataatgctgccggtatccttgcagatactcctctgtgaaatataaacagtactttaatgacaacacatgatgtgttacagaaactgcatgtgtcacatagccaaaacacttacccatgatccgtgggaatgttatgtcccgcattatatttccccggcccctgccccggaaccagggggaatttatgggaggggaggttgacgaggcctcggtatggatggatgcaggctctgaggagctggatgaatgggtgtgagagccagtgggggacttgctgcaggcgggaatgggagacgtgctgcaggcgggaatgggagacgtgctgcaggcaggaatgggagacgtgctgcaggagggacctttcgacttggacagcctcgttggtgtcgactctggtcggggtcgtttcttcagaatgacccgctctcgttcctccccatcgaacgcgggcatgtccccggcccgctgatccatcctctgtcgcttgtcctttatcctctgctgcaacttgcagcgcagggatttcacctcagcagcatatatgtcccgctgagccctcactgcgttagcctccagcctccattctttgcagtccgggttgtcacattcattcaccggggacaagggtggaggttgtgacagtatatcgtcgtctgccaccgtgtcaacagcccaagcggtaatcatttctattgtggggtttgtcattcggagttcataaagctccttcttggccactgtcattttcatttgattttgaaccacatgtagttcctcccgggccagctcaacatggtctctggccaagtggcgatccagccttgtgccgtggtactcgcatcccagaatggtacagggatggagcctaatgttggtccgtccgttggccaacaacagcagaatttttctttcatccaagttacgcacaccatggttcctctgtaggtgcttgctcagggcacggtaggagctattgcagatcggacaacggaccgccatccgacctgtattcttgagcatttcggtaccggaaaatgtcaccagaatcgtgggtaaaaaagaaggaagcgtgaaaagactcacgaaagacgcactcagcttattttcaaatctgtgtttgttttcatttgcatcatggtgcggtgtcccatttaggcactcgttaggcgggcagagatccctgtaatctcccctcacgttcctccagagtctgattctcccaaaggatacccgacagtttcgggtacgacccagagggcgcacggtggacggccagggcgaggccgccacaccgcgctggagtcagggtcccggtgaggcgcaggacggagcacccggcagtagcctccagcagaccccggCGCGGTTCCCtcatccctcagaagaggtggagaggcggaggggtgggtcttttcatctgctggcgggttgccgggataacagtatcctccggggaggcattgaacccttctcaactgccccccggaggaggcaggggagtcaggtacccagagggtggacagCCAGGGccaggccgccacaccgcgctggagtcagggtcccggtgaggcgcaggacggagcacccggcagtagcctccagcagacccccgcgcggttccctcgtccctcagaagaggtggagaggcggaggggtgggtcttttcatctgctggcgggttgccgggataacagtatcctccggggaggcattgaacccctctcaactgccccccggaggaggcaggggagtcaggtacccagagggtggccggccagggcgaggccgccacaccgcgctggagtcagggtaccggtgaggcgcaggacggagcacccggcagtagcctccagcagacccccgcgcggttccctcgtccctcagaagaggtggagaggcggaggggtgggtcttttcatctgctggcgggttgccgggataacagtatcctccggggaggcattgaacccctctcaactgccccccggaggaggcaggggagtcaggtacccagagggtggacggccagggcgaggccgccacaccgcgctggagtcagggtaccggtgaggcgcaggacggagcacccggcagtagcctccagcagacccccgcgcggttccctcgtccctcagaagaggtggagaggcggaggggtgggtcttttcatctgctggcgggttgccgggataacagtatcctccggggaggcattgaacccttctcaactgccccccggaggaggcaggggagtcaggtacccagagggtggacggccagggcgaggctgccacaaccagagaaccagaaaaaaggggtgaaatgggaaaaaagtaccccaaaatagtgttccataaggcgggtagagtcccctgacaactccccatacctttctccagggtgggaaaaagtacaagtcaacttttggaagaaccagagaaaagggtgaaaatggataaattgtatccgaaaatagtgttccaaaaggcaggtagagtcccctgacaactccccatacctttctccagggtgggaaaaagtttaagtcaacttttggaagaaccagagaaaagggtgaaaatggataaattgtatccgaaaatagtgttccaaaaggcaggtagagtcccctgacaactccccatacctttatccagggtgggaaaaagtttaagtcaacttttggaagaaccagagaaaagggtgaaaatggataaattgtatccgaaaatagtgttccaaaaggcaggtagagtcccctgacaactccccctacctttctccagagtcggaaaaagtctaagttaactttttggaagaaccataaaaaggggtgaaaatgggtaaaatgtatcccaaaatagtgcctcttgaggcgggtagagtcccctgacaactccccttgcattcctccagacaccagtttgaaaacttaaagttttgtgagaaccatgattgggggtcctccaggcaacaatttcatccgatccaaagtgctcatgaggcggatacattcctccatgatttccccatcatgtgaaaatagctcgtttttttctaagtgctctcaaaaaccgggtttccgatttcgtgcagatggtagcttggaaaagatgaatgaaaattttggacggaggaggggagctctcgtttcccctctccgttgtaaattgcaacgggggagtgcaaaagtctccggggcttcgttccgaagcgccgaagacttgaccccctcccccgttggcacttagccgtttttcaagaattttcaaaaacttcatttttgattattttaacatataattgaccgttttctttacttttttttgctttccacgggtggaggcgcatggcaggccgcatatgagcttccaaattcggcctggaacgtccgggaattatgggttaagctccatatactgacgactcccattaaaagtgattgaaatgtacaggaatctgtccatttcaatcacatttgacgacgcatgcagggtgaccctggctacacttaaagggggtctactttgcggtgctttaccgtccgcccatcggcacccatagtcggccttattcacagcagcagcacccactctccatggaggatgtttctcgtgcccctggctacacttaaagggggtatactttgcggtgctttaccgtccgcccatcagcacccatagtcggccttcttcacagcagcagcacccaacctccatggaggatgtttctcgtgcccctggctacacttaaagggggtatactttgcggtgctttaccgtccgcccatcagcacccatagtcggccttcttcacagcagcagcacccaacctccatggaggatgtttctcgtgcccctggctacacttaaagggggtatactttgcggtgctttaccgtccgcccatcagcacccatagtcggccttcttcacagcagcagcacccaacctccatggaggatgtttctcgtgcccctggctacacttaaagggggtctactttgcggtgctttaccgtccgcccatcagcacccatagtcggccttcttcacagcagcagcacccaacctccatggaggatgtttctcttgcccctggctacacttaaagggggtctactttgcggtgctttaccgtccgcccatcggcacccatagtcggccttcttcacagcagcagcacccaacctccatggaggatgtttctcgtgcccctggctacacttaaagggggtctactttgcggtgctttaccgtccgcccatcggcacccatagtcggccttattcacagcagcaacacccaacctccagtggaggatgttatcatgcccctggcaacactggtaaacactggtaacatatgtctagccgctgacaggaacttgacatcggaacttgacatcgcatttccattgagcggactcccgtacatgggaagggcaagtcccacggtacctccgttcataaggctgacatttgccttactctggttagtacacgagccgcagcattttgaatcagatgaagcgacttgattgacttcttggtacaccctgataataaagagttacaataatccagcctagaagtaacaaatgcatggactagtttctctgcatcgttttgaggcaagatatgcctg
The window above is part of the Pseudochaenichthys georgianus unplaced genomic scaffold, fPseGeo1.2 scaffold_732_arrow_ctg1, whole genome shotgun sequence genome. Proteins encoded here:
- the LOC139433619 gene encoding uncharacterized protein → MTNAEVRKADTTGTAFGYLVHVSNHKTANAFGEAQLYLTVEEFGWMKRWLEIKGTLICTQSRYFLYTEGKNPFRKLAYSLRLAWADVGLRSPINFTDLRTVHADNAKRFQDKGNRQRVSDFMCHNTATADKFYANNPSLKEAADIRLLFTESLQAAAAASTAAAAAAGNEDTFAGIDIDSDNSGEEHSPAPYQDSLPRHVPKRDQSLAEHNPSDMGEERVPYSAPTSPTVASDQLVNMQCVVVISPLVNTLYPV